One region of Drosophila kikkawai strain 14028-0561.14 chromosome 2R, DkikHiC1v2, whole genome shotgun sequence genomic DNA includes:
- the Kpc2 gene encoding ubiquitin-associated domain-containing protein 1 — MIPWMREKFNEKRAKWLARSKRGVGGDGSPADGSPRSSSSHSHSLRTNGGSDAESLSGSSLNVHTAECETQTETPLPRPLVGGGGCVLRTPSPARRRRIQLELQLQQRRQEEEQDKDSGQDSPTPTQQQQAHSLFLRKPAQSSRQNSSASSSKAEDSKPGESITVRVICPSSRVLIFRTDVNKRLNELKSEVILELSDDPDSIQLFAPDVRHLNPRYRLYRAEYYGGELNEAETLAQLNVRNNETFILSPRRNTLPHTAVRIREVPGPNEQLVESATRYVPSNACQLPTIDINEIFQQSNIQYDVRKVLISLAQASAAVIGAGPYAPRLIAMLKQRLINRRNQQADTLQCLVEMGFKRELAEFALKTHNGVYSTTMEWLMQNQAEENSQEPPAMDMQHSLSSISPSTIVTNNEAIENTAALMEIVRIYSHRDSPPSDEIVESLTEMGFEEAAVLAALKKTGNNKASACEWLCDNRSGSVIELREGLAPDSPILKVILEMPQVQMTLSNPKTFLAFLSILENEQAIRVWRGDNDTTSVITHILQKYHEEKHVLGINQFYTNRW; from the exons ATGATACCCTGGATGCGCGAGAAGTTCAACGAGAAACGGGCCAAGTGGCTGGCGCGCAGCAAGCGGGGCGTCGGCGGCGACGGTTCACCGGCGGACGGGAGTCCgcgaagcagcagcagccacagtcACAGCCTACGGACGAACGGAGGCAGCGATGCGGAGAGCCTGAGCGGATCCTCGCTGAACGTGCACACGGCGGAGTGCGAGACACAGACGGAGACACCACTGCCCAGGCCTTTGgtaggcggcggcggctgtgTCCTAAGGACACCATCGCCCGCGCGTCGTCGTCGCATTCAGCTAgaactgcagctgcagcaacgGAGGcaagaggaggagcaggataAAGACTCCGGCCAGGACTCACCGACGCCcactcagcagcagcaggcacatTC TTTGTTCCTCAG AAAACCAGCCCAATCCAGCCGCCAAAACAGCTCAGCGTCGTCCAGCAAGGCCGAGGACTCCAAGCCGGGCGAGTCCATAACGGTGCGGGTGATTTGTCCGAGCTCGCGGGTGCTCATCTTCAGGACGGACGTAAATAAGCGCTTGAACGAGCTAAAGAGCGAAGTAATCCTAGAGCTTAGCGACGATCCCGACTCCATCCAGCTATTTGCGCCCGATGTCCGTCACCTGAATCCTCGCTATCGCTTGTATCGCGCTGAATACTATGGCGGCGAGCTGAACGAGGCGGAGACGCTGGCGCAGTTGAACGTGCGCAACAACGAAACGTTCATCTTGTCGCCGAGACGCAACACGCTGCCGCATACGGCGGTGCGGATCCGTGAAGTGCCCGGTCCCAACGAGCAGCTGGTAGAGAGCGCCACGCGCTATGTGCCCTCCAATGCCTGCCAGCTGCCCACCATTGACATCAACGAGATCTTTCAGCAGTCAAAT ATACAATACGATGTGAGAAAGGTCCTGATCTCTCTGGCACAAGCATCAGCGGCTGTAATAGGCGCTGGCCCCTATGCTCCACGTCTGATTGCCATGCTTAAGCAGCGGCTAATAAATCGACGTAACCAACAGGCGGATACGCTGCAATGCCTGGTCGAGATGGGCTTTAAGCGTGAACTAGCTGAGTTTGCTCTGAAGACCCACAATGGCGTCTACTCCACGACGATGGAGTGGCTGATGCAGAACCAGGCCGAGGAAAACTCGCAAGAGCCACCGGCCATGGACATGCAACACAGTCTCTCTTCCATTTCGCCCTCGACGATAGTCACCAATAAC GAAGCAATTGAAAACACCGCCGCTTTAATGGAGATTGTGCGCATTTACAGCCATCGGGATTCACCGCCTAGCGATGAGATTGTGGAATCGCTCACGGAAATGGGCTTCGAGGAGGCGGCAGTGCTGGCGGCCCTCAAGAAAACGGGCAACAACAAGGCCTCCGCCTGCGAATGGTTGTGCGACAATCGCTCGGGCAGCGTTATTGAGCTGCGCGAGGGCCTGGCACCCGATTCGCCCATCCTAAAGGTGATCTTGGAGATGCCGCAAGTCCAAATGACGCTCAGCAATCCCAAAACCTTTCTGG CATTTCTGAGCATTCTGGAGAATGAGCAAGCGATACGCGTGTGGCGCGGCGATAACGACACCACCTCGGTCATCACACATATCCTGCAAAAGTACCATGAGGAGAAGCATGTGCTGGGCATCAATCAGTTCTACACGAACCGCTGGTGA
- the hrg gene encoding LOW QUALITY PROTEIN: poly(A) polymerase beta (The sequence of the model RefSeq protein was modified relative to this genomic sequence to represent the inferred CDS: substituted 1 base at 1 genomic stop codon): MWNSEPTHRQQQQHHHQHNGNSTSGGPPRQLGMTSAISLAEPRPEDLQRTEDLRGSLEPYNVFESQDELNHRMEILAKLNTLVKQWVKEISVSKNMPESAAEKLGGKIYTFGSYRLGVHHKGADIDALCVAPRNIERTDYFQSFFEVLKKQPEVTECRSVEEAFVPVIKMNFDGIEIDLLFARLSLKEIPDDFDLRDDNLLRNLDHRSVRSLNGCRVTDEILALVPNIENFRLALRTIKLWAKKHGIYSNSLGYFGGVTWAMLVARTCQLYPNAAAATLVHKFFLVFSRWKWPNPVLLKHPDNVNLRFQVWDPRVNASDRYHLMPIITPAYPQQNSTFNVSESTKKVILNEFNRGMNITDEIMLGRIPWERLFEAPSFFYRYRHFIVLLVNSQTADDHLEWCGLVESKVRLLIGNLERNPHIALAHVNPKCFEFKKGQSANSSQNNSGNEDDLKQSQGSQSSVTSAPFCSMWFIGLEFERSENLNVDLTESIQNFTEHVMMHGVNIKMLKEGMTIDARHVKRKQLSLYLDADFLKRERKSMENHNNFNNTLLANRKRLSTELAQSQDALPPGQQQPASGNRGRDSGAKIHRLSESLTEENSNASSDLGATTPTTPTAAQMNAPSFKSSGKNGSEMDSSEPESQQPHNNGSNNGSANTANTEVTCSXQPPTLHPHPPQQQPPPPPPPLPQPPAHHHHHQKFRKNNNAAAAAASNSIFNQRSILHAASSLSAALSITGHKRKQQQQQHQAATSTTTISSSNFAHSNYHHSNSNSNNNNGGGSGGNYHKTYYIDDDEGDNNQPHLTPNQQQPAAVRAAVTSTTPAAPAAPSAPTISCKLLTCFHSFTPSHPLSITFLHTRLFPYS, from the exons ATGTGGAATTCCGAACCAACACAccgccaacagcagcagcatcatcatcagcataaTGGCAACTCTACCTCGGGCGGACCGCCCAGGCAGCTGGGCATGACCTCGGCCATCAGTTTGGCCGAGCCCAGGCCGGAAGATCTGCAGAGGACCGAGGATCTGCGCGGCTCCTTGGAGCCGTACAATGTTTTCGAGAGCCAGGACGAGCTGAACCACCGCATGGAGATCTTGGCCAAGCTCAACACGCTGGTGAAACAGTGGGTCAAGGAGATCTCCGTCAGCAAGAACATGCCAGAGTCTGCTGCGGAGAAGCTCGGTGGAAAGATCTACACATTCGGCTCGTACCGATTGGGTGTTCATCACAAGGGCGCCGATATTGACGCCTTGTGTGTGGCTCCGCGCAACATCGAGCGCACCGACTACTTTCAGAGCTTCTTTGAGGTGCTGAAGAAGCAGCCGGAGGTCACCGAGTGCCGGTCCGTGGAGGAGGCCTTCGTGCCGGTCATCAAGATGAACTTTGATGGCATCGAGATCGATTTGTTGTTCGCTCGGCTCTCGCTCAAGGAGATACCGGATGACTTTGACCTGCGCGACGATAATTTGCTGCGGAATCTGGACCATCGCTCGGTTCGCAGTCTGAACGGCTGCCGCGTAACGGACGAGATCCTGGCGCTGGTGCCCAACATAGAGAATTTCCGCTTGGCCCTGCGCACCATCAAATTGTGGGCAAAGA AGCACGGCATATACTCAAATTCGTTGGGTTATTTCGGCGGTGTGACCTGGGCCATGTTAGTGGCCAGAACTTGCCAGCTGTATCCGAATGCTGCAGCTGCCACGCTGGTGCACAagttctttttggttttctcgCGCTGGAAGTGGCCAAATCCAGTGCTACTCAAGCATCCCGACAACGTTAATCTAAGATTTCAA GTTTGGGATCCTCGTGTCAATGCTTCGGATCGCTATCATCTGATGCCCATCATTACGCCCGCGTATCCACAGCAGAATTCCACATTCAACGTTTCCGAATCCACCAAGAAGGTTATATTAAATGAGTTCAATCGCGGCATGAATATCACGGACGAGATCATGCTCGGCCGTATTCCGTGGGAGCGCTTGTTCGAGGCTCCCAGTTTTTTCTACAGATACCGACACTTTATTGTGCTATTGGTCAACTCGCAGACGGCCGACGATCACTTGGAGTGGTGCGGCCTGGTGGAGTCCAAGGTGCGTCTGTTGATTGGCAACCTGGAGCGGAATCCGCACATTGCCTTGGCGCACGTTAATCCCAAGTGTTTTGAGTTTAAGAAAGGCCAAAGTGCCAACAGTTCGCAGAACAACAGCGGGAATGAGGACGATTTGAAGCAGTCGCAGGGCAGCCAGTCCTCGGTGACTTCAGCGCCCTTTTGTTCGATGTGGTTCATCGGTTTGGAGTTTGAGCGTTCCGAGAACCTCAATGTGGACCTCACCGAGAGCATACAGAATTTCACGGAGCACGTGATGATGCATGGC GTAAACATTAAAATGCTTAAGGAGGGCATGACCATCGATGCCCGCCATGTGAAACGCAAGCAGCTGTCCCTCTACCTGGACGCAGACTTCCTTAAGCGCGAGCGAAAGTCCATGGAGAATCATAACAACTTTAACAACACGCTGCTGGCCAACCGCAAACGGCTCTCTACGGAGCTGGCCCAATCTCAGGATGCCCTGCCGCCAGGTCAGCAGCAGCCGGCAAGCGGCAACCGCGGGCGTGACAGCGGCGCCAAGATCCACAGGCTAAGCGAATCG CTAACTGAGGAGAATTCGAATGCCTCGTCGGATTTGGGGGCAACCACGCCCACTACGCCCACAGCGGCGCAAATGAATGCGCCCAGCTTCAAGAGTTCGGGTAAAAATGGCTCTGAGATGGACAGCTCGGAGCCGGAGTCGCAGCAGCCGCacaacaacggcagcaacAATGGCAGCGCCAACACAGCCAATACGGAGGTGACCTGCTCGTGACAACCGCCAACGCTACACCCACatccgccgcagcagcaaccgccgcccccgccgccgccgctgccgcagcCCCCAgctcaccatcatcatcatcagaagTTTCGAAAGAACAACAAtgcggcagcggcggccgcCTCTAACAGCATTTTTAACCAGCGCTCGATCCTGCATGCGGCTTCCAGTCTATCGGCGGCTCTAAGCATAACCGGACACAAgcgcaagcagcagcagcagcagcatcaggcaGCGACGTCAACAACCACGATCAGCAGTAGCAACTTTGCTCACAGCAACTATCACcatagcaacagcaacagtaacaacaacaatggcggTGGCAGCGGGGGCAACTATCACAAAACGTACTAtattgatgatgatgaggggGACAACAACCAACCACATTTGACACCTAACCAACAGCAACCGGCGGCGGTGAGAGCAGCAGTCACATCAACCACGCCAGCTGCACCTGCCGCGCCATCGGCACCGACAATTTCTTGTAAGTTGCTTACATGTTTTCATTCGTTCACGCCCTCTCACCCTTTATCTATTACCTTCCTTCACACGAGACTGTTTCCATACTCTTAA